The Polaribacter sp. HaHaR_3_91 genomic sequence CTGAATCTACAGAAGCAGGGTTTGTTCCTCCTCCTAAATTCCAAAAAGAAAAAGAATCAGAAATAAAACCAGAAGCAATTATATTAGATGATTCTGATCTATCTTTTTGTAAAGAATAACCAGCCATAATAGAAAAATCATGCTTTTTACCGATAGTTTTATTGTACGTTAAATAATTTTCGTTGATAAAACTTGTACTCTTTCTTGTGCTAAAAGTAGCTTCACCACCTACACTATTCCCCCTATCTAAAGTTGTTGGGTAATAACGTCCGGTTCTAGATTGATTGATACTAACACCTAAAGTCGATTTAAATTTTAAATCTTTAAAAAGTCCAACTTCTGCATATACATTCCCCTGAAACAAATCTGTAATTACCTCATTTTCATACTCTTTTGCTAGAGCATACGGATTATCAATAGGGTAACCAATGATACTTAAAGAATTGTCTCCATTTTCATCTGTAACTCCTTGTGTTGGCGAAAATTTATAAGCTCCAGAAATTACACCTGTTTGTGCTGCATCTCCTCCTTCTTGACTTTTAACTCCGTTTTTATTAGTTCTACGAACAAAAATACTTGAACCTAATTTTACAGATTCTGATACCTTTAAGTCTAAATTAGAGGTTATAGAGTATCTATTAAAATCTGAATTTTCTACAATTCCTTTTTGATCAAAAATAGAACCCGATAAATAATAGTTTACTTTTTCAGTTCCTCCAGAAGCAGATAGTTGATAATTTTGAACTCCGCCGGTTCTATAGATTTTGTCTTGCCAATCTACTCCTTCTCCTGTAAATTCGGCCACAAAGCTAGGGTCTAATTCTTTAATAAAAGTTGTAAACTGATCTGCGTTTAATAAATCTAAGCGATTGATCTCTTCATGCGTTGAGTAAGAAGAAGAAAAACTAAAATGTGTTTTTCCCTTTGCTCCTCTTCTTGTACTTATTATTACCACTCCGTTTGCACCTCTTGCACCATAAATTGCTGTAGAAGAAGCATCTTTAAGAATTTCCATCGCTTCTATATCTTCCGCAGGAGGCATAACCCCACCAATAAAACCATCCACAACAATTAAAGGATCATTACCCGCATTTATAGAAGTATTTCCTCTAATTTGAATGCTATAATCAGAACCTGGCGCACCGTTTGTAGATTGTACCGTTACACCTGCAGCTCTTCCTTGTAATGCTTGTGTTGCATCCATTACTGGAAAAGCAACCAAATCTTCTGAGTCGATAGAAGAAACAGAACCTGTTAAATCACTTTTTTTAACACTTCCATATCCTACAATTACAACCTCATCTAAACTAGATGAATCCATTATTAAACGAACAGAAATTTCTTTTTTTCCGTTTAACGGAACTTCTTGTGTTACAAAACCTAAATATGAAACTACAATTACAGCATTATTAGTAGAAACTTTTAATGAAAATAACCCATTAAAATCTGTTGTAACTCCATTATTTGTTCCTTTTTCGAGAATAGTAGCTCCAGGTAAAGGTTCTCCCATTTCATCTACAATATTTCCCGTAATTACCACTTTTTGTAGTGGTTGTTTAGGTTCTTTTATTTTACCAATTAAAATTTCATCTCCATTTACTTTAAAATCAAACTGAGCACGTTTACCTAAGTCTTCTAAAATTAAAGTCAATGATTTATTTTTATAAACAGCACTGTATTGATTGTTATTCTTGGCAATAAAATCGCCATAAGTAATATTATAATGAGTTACATTAGCTATTTTGTTTAAAATTTTTACAAGCGTAGCTCCTTTTTCATTTAGAGTTAAATTTATTGTATTCATATTTTTAGATGCTCCAAACATCTGAATCGTACTAAAAAAACATACAAATAGTAATACTTGTACTGTTTTACTGTGATTTTCCCTCATTTAATTAAGTCTTAGTTTTTACTTTGTTTTAATGTAATTCTTATGATTTTTATTTAATTATTATCTCTATTTTTTCACTATTTCAACCATATTATTATTTTTGATTAGTTTTACTTCGTTGATAAAATTGATACGCTCTAATAAATTATCTAATGTTTCATTTTTAGATAATTTTAATGAATAGAAATACTCCTCTTTAAGGTTATCTGTTTTAAAAACAAATGGAATTTTATATAACTTTTGAAGCTCTACTACTAACTCTTCAATTTTTATTTTTTCTAAAACCACTTCTTCTTTCCTCCAAAGATTTGTTACTTCTGCATTTACCTCTTTCTTATAAAGCTTGCTTGTTTTATTATTATAAGTCACTTTTTGGTTAGGTTTTATAAATACAGATTCTTGTTTAGATGTTACCTTTACCAAACCTGTATTAACTACTACTGCTGTAGTATTTTTGGTTTCTCTTATATTAAAAGAAGTACCTAAAACTTTGGTTGTAATTTTACCAGATTCAATAACAAATGGTTTCTTCGGATTTTTAGTTACATCAAAAAAAGC encodes the following:
- a CDS encoding TonB-dependent receptor, whose translation is MNTINLTLNEKGATLVKILNKIANVTHYNITYGDFIAKNNNQYSAVYKNKSLTLILEDLGKRAQFDFKVNGDEILIGKIKEPKQPLQKVVITGNIVDEMGEPLPGATILEKGTNNGVTTDFNGLFSLKVSTNNAVIVVSYLGFVTQEVPLNGKKEISVRLIMDSSSLDEVVIVGYGSVKKSDLTGSVSSIDSEDLVAFPVMDATQALQGRAAGVTVQSTNGAPGSDYSIQIRGNTSINAGNDPLIVVDGFIGGVMPPAEDIEAMEILKDASSTAIYGARGANGVVIISTRRGAKGKTHFSFSSSYSTHEEINRLDLLNADQFTTFIKELDPSFVAEFTGEGVDWQDKIYRTGGVQNYQLSASGGTEKVNYYLSGSIFDQKGIVENSDFNRYSITSNLDLKVSESVKLGSSIFVRRTNKNGVKSQEGGDAAQTGVISGAYKFSPTQGVTDENGDNSLSIIGYPIDNPYALAKEYENEVITDLFQGNVYAEVGLFKDLKFKSTLGVSINQSRTGRYYPTTLDRGNSVGGEATFSTRKSTSFINENYLTYNKTIGKKHDFSIMAGYSLQKDRSESSNIIASGFISDSFSFWNLGGGTNPASVDSELSETAFEAFFGRINYTLDNKYLFTFTGRQEGASVFAANNKYGFFPSAAFGWKISEEQFLSESNVINLLKLRMSYGQVGNQAISPYQSLASFTDVFSTVQGSAVTAIRPSTISNNDLTWETTTQTNIGLDLQVLRNRFGVTLDYYNMRTNDLLFDVPTPNYTGFLTQLQNIGTVENKGFEFAVNATILQGDLKWKTYANISFNKNKIIKLVDNDTDGNDIFYSSSPLSGAGTTQLLREGLSVGQFWGYLYDGVVQTTDDVLVGGEEIGGEKFKDLNGDGALTDDDRAVIGDPHQDFSWGWNNDFSYKNFSLNVFVQGSKGGEILNYTLMELGALNGRTNVTTEALNRWSPTNTDTDIPEARVSRSFVTSDRWVDDASYIRLKNISLGYNFSEALLSKINLSSARLYLSGQNLFTITDYKGIDPEVSYSNSSSNIGLDYGSYPSVKSYTLGLNIEF
- a CDS encoding FecR family protein codes for the protein MTEQSFKIILKKYEEGTATQKEIESVESFFDEMQKGGKNPADFKYNLSLKNKIYKRIEKNKKPKIIWRWAIAASIVFLLGFNFYSLSNNKGILFFGNQNKTAQVLKVTHLNEQVKVYLPDGSLVVLNGGSSIEYPKNFNDTIRLVKLKGEAFFDVTKNPKKPFVIESGKITTKVLGTSFNIRETKNTTAVVVNTGLVKVTSKQESVFIKPNQKVTYNNKTSKLYKKEVNAEVTNLWRKEEVVLEKIKIEELVVELQKLYKIPFVFKTDNLKEEYFYSLKLSKNETLDNLLERINFINEVKLIKNNNMVEIVKK